The genomic window TGGGCCGCGGCCGCCTGTACGTGGGGTCGTGGTCGCAGTGGAGTGCATCGGACCACCCGATCGCCACCGGTGGCGAGGCCGGCTAAACGGGGCCGTCAGTCGGCCGTCTCCTACACTGCGCGACCGTGGCCGACCACCAGTGGGGATTCCGGACCCGGGCGCTCCACGCCGGCGGGCAACCCGATCCGACTACCGGTGCCCGGGCGGTGCCCATCTACCAGTCGACCAGCTTCGTGTTCGACGGCGTGGCCGACGCCGCAGACCTGTTCGCCCTCCAGAAGTACGGCACCATCTACACCCGCATCTCGAACCCGACGACGGCGGCGTTCGAGGAACGCATGGCCAGCCTGGAGGGCGGCATCGGTGCCGTGGCGACCGCCTCGGGCCAGGCCGCCGAGTTCCTGACCGCCCTGGCGCTGGCCGAGCAGGGCACCAACCTCGTGGCCTCGTCGGCGCTCTACGGCGGAACCCACACCATGTTCGAGACCACGCTGGGCCGTCTCGGCATCGAAGCCCGCTTCGTCGACGGCGACGACCCGGATGCCTTCGCCGCATCGATCGACGGCGACACCCGCTTCCTGTACACCGAGATAATCGGCAACCCGTCGGGAGCGGTCGCCGACCTGGCGGCCCTGGCCGACGTGGCCCACGCCCACGGCCTCCCGCTCGTGGTGGACTCCACCTTCGCCACGCCGTACCTGTGCCGACCGCTTGAGCACGGTGCCGACATCGTCGTCCACTCGGCTACCAAGTTCATCGGCGGCCACGGCACGTCCATCGGCGGCGTCGTCGTGGAGTCGGGCCGATTCGACTGGGGCAGCGGCCGCTTCCCGCAGATGACCGAACCG from Acidimicrobiales bacterium includes these protein-coding regions:
- a CDS encoding O-acetylhomoserine aminocarboxypropyltransferase/cysteine synthase — protein: MADHQWGFRTRALHAGGQPDPTTGARAVPIYQSTSFVFDGVADAADLFALQKYGTIYTRISNPTTAAFEERMASLEGGIGAVATASGQAAEFLTALALAEQGTNLVASSALYGGTHTMFETTLGRLGIEARFVDGDDPDAFAASIDGDTRFLYTEIIGNPSGAVADLAALADVAHAHGLPLVVDSTFATPYLCRPLEHGADIVVHSATKFIGGHGTSIGGVVVESGRFDWGSGRFPQMTEPNAGYNGLRFWENFGELAFCTKLRAEQLRDVGASLSPFNAFLLLQGLETLPQRMEEHVANARAVAEFLDGHAAVGWVAYAGLDSSPYRALAERYLPKGPGAVFTFGVDGGREAGAAFIERLQMVSHLANVGDARTLVIHPASTTHQQLSAEAMAAGGVSPDMVRLSIGLEDLDDILWDLDQALTGCDL